ATAACAAGCAGGCAAGTATTTATTTACCAAAAGAAATAGAAACAATATTTATACCTTCTGAGATAGTATTACTACCTCTATATTCTTCAAAAGATATTATAGGTATCATTATGGCTGATAATGCTTTTCACTTTCACCCCATTGATGAATCCACATTATTACTTATTTCGTTAATCAGTATACAAACAGGAATTGCATTAGAAAATGCCAATAATTACAATATTGTTCAAAAACAACTTGAAGAATTAAAAGAACTTCATAGTGCAATGGAAAGTATGCAGGAAGAATTAGTTAAGAAAGAAAAACTATCAACCATAGGGAAAATGGCATCTTATTTTATTCATGAAATTAAAAACCCACTTGCTACTGCTGGTGGTTTTGTAAAAAGAATATTGGAATCAAATGATATTTCCTCTATTCATAGAGATGCGGATATTGTTTTGAAAGAAATAAAAAAACTTGAGCAAATTTTGAATAAATTTTCAAATTTTACTTTACTTACTCCAATGAAAATAGAAAAAATTTCTTTACTGGATATAGTTAAAGAAATTCTTGACACTTTTGAACTTGAATTATCTAAAAAATATATAGATGTGCAAATTGATATACAGCAAAATATTTCATTAAAAGCGGAAAAGGTACAATTATATGAGATATTATTTAATTTAATATCAAATGCTATTGAAAATATGGAAAGAGGAACAATAAAAATATCAGCAGAAGTTGAAAACTCACTTTTGAAAATATCTGTTGAAGATACTGGAAAAGGCATACCGAAAGAAAATATCCCTTATGTAATAGAGCCGTTTTTTTCTACAAAAAATGAAGGACTTGGACTTGGACTTTTTATTGTGTCAAATCTTGTTGAAAGTTATGGGGGGAAATTAGAAATAGAATCTGTTGAAAAAAAAGGAACAAAAGTAAAAATATATTTCCCTATAATAAATTAGGGAAAGGGGGGGAAATGATAAAGAAAAAAATACTTATTGTGGAAGATGTAATAAATGAGCAGATTCTTTATAAAGAAGAGCTTGAAAAAGAAGGATTTGAAGTATCCTGCGTATCAAATGGAATAGAAGCAATAGAGTTTGTAGAGAAAAATTTGTGCGACCTTGTTATACTTGACCTTCATATGCCAAAAATGGATGGTATAGAAACATTGGGAAAATTACTGACAAAAAAAAGAAATCTTCCTATAGTAATTTATACTGCCTATCCTCAATATAGAGAACAGTTTTTAACATGGGCAGCAGATGCATACTTAATTAAAAATTCAGATATTGACTTATTAAAAAATAAAGTGAAAGATATTCTAAGTGAAAAATGAATTTAAAAGATATTACAATATTTATTCTTGCTGGTGGAAAAGGAGAAAGGTTATATCCTCTCACAAGAGATAGAACAAAACCTGCAGTTCCTTTTGGTGGAATATATAGAATTATTGATTTTCCATTAAGTAATGCAATAAATTCTGGGCTAAGAAAAATTTATATTTTTACACAATACAAATCGCTTTCTTTACACAGACATATTAGAGAAGGATGGAATATATTTTCAAGGGAATTGGGAGAATTTATTGATTTTGTTCCTGCCCAACAAAGAATTGGTGACGAATGGTATCAAGGAACTGCTGATACTGTTTTTCAGAATATCAATATACTTGAATTAGAAAAACCAAAACTTATACTTATACTTTCAGGTGACCAGGTATATAAAATGGACTATATGAGAATGATAAATGAACATCTTAAAAAAAAAGCAGACATGACATTGGCTACATTTGAAGTTCCACTTAATGAAGCACATAGATTTGGAGTACTTAGCGTAGACAAAGATAATAGGATAATAGAATTTAAAGAAAAACCAAATAATCCCTTTCCTTCTCCTGAAAATCCCGAAGTTGCACTTATTTCAATGGGTATATATATATTTAATCTTGATGTTCTAATTAAAAAAATTATAGAAGATGCTAAAAAATCAGAAAGTTCTCATGATTTTGGAAAGGATATTATTCCTTCAATGGTTGGTAAAGATAATATTTATGCTTTCAGATTTATAGATGAAAATAAAAAAAATACAAAATACTGGAGGGATATAGGAACAATTGACTCATACTGGGAAGCAAATATGGATTTAGTAAATGTTGACCCTCTTTTAAATCTTTATGATAGGGACTGGCCTATTAGAACTTTTCAGGAACAATATCCGCCAGCGAAAACTGTCTTTTCAACTGGAGATAGAAAAGCATCTGTCACTGATACAATGCTTTCCAGTGGCTGTATTGTAAGCGGAAGTAAAGTAATTCATAGTGTACTTTCATCAAATGTTCGGGTTCATAGTTATGCTGAGGTAATTGATAGTATTTTATTTGAAAATGTAAATATTGGAAGACATTGTAAAATAAAAAGAACCATTATAGATAAAAATGTGGATATTCCTCCACATACTGAAATAGGTTATAATTTAGAAGATGCAAGGAAAAGATTTCATGTATCAGAAAACGGAATAGTAGTAATACCTAAAAACTACAAATGGTGAGGTGAATATGTCAGAATTAAGGAAAGACCCTGTAATAGGAAGATGGGTTGTTATAGCAACAGAAAGAAAATTCAGACCATCAGATTTTATAAGCAGTGAGGCAGAGACATCAAAAGAAACATTCTGTCCATTTTGTCCTGGTAATGAAGATAAAACACCCCCTGAGATATTTTCTATAAGGCATGGTAGTACACCTGCCAATACTACTGGCTGGGAAGTACGAGTTGTGCCAAATAAATTTCCTGCATTAAGGATAGAAGGAGAACTGAATAGAAGGGGGGTAGGGATGTATGACATAATGAATGGTATTGGTGCTCATGAGGTAATTATTGAGACACCCCAACACAAAAATGCAAATAAAGAAAATTAAACTTGTTGAGGCAATTATAAAGTCTGATNNNNNNNNNNATGCAAATAAAGAAAATATATATATTAAAGATTACTCTATAAAAACTATGACAAATATAATTGAAACATATCAATCAAGATGCATTGATTTAAAGAAAGATATCCGTTTCCGTTATGTTCTTGTATTTAAAAATTTTGGTAAAGAGGCAGGAGCATCTTTATCACATCCACATTCTCAAATTATAGCAACTCCTATTGTTCCAAAAAACATAAAAGAAAAACTTTTTGGTGCTAAATGGTATTTTGAATATAAAGAGAGATGTGTATGGTGTGATATAATTAATCAGGAAATAGATAGTGGGAAAAGAGTAGTTGAGCAAAATTCTGCATTTATAGTAATTGCACCTTTTGCTTCAAGATTTCCTTTTGAGTTATCAATATTACCTTTAAGGCACTCTCCTGATTTTGAAAGTATTGACTCAAAAGAGAAAGAATTGCTTGCAGAAATAATGGTGAGTACTTTCAAAAAAATTTCAAAAGGGCTTTCTAATCCTTCTTACAATTTTATGATTCTTACTGCTCCTGCAAGATATTCCCGTCCTGGTTATTGGCAAACATTGGAAAAGGATTACCACTGGCATATAGAAATAATACCACGGATTGTAAAACAGGGCGGATTTGAATGGGGAACTGGGTTTTACATAAATCCAACATCACCAGAAGAAGTAACCGACTTTCTTAAATCACTTAATGTATAGGAGGGATATATGGAGAAAAAAAATATTTGTTTAGTTGCAGCAGAAGGTGTACCATTTGTCAAAGTAGGTGGAATGGCAGATGTAGTCGGCGCTTTATATAAGTATCTTAAATCAAAACATAACTTATATCTTTTTCTACCATTTTATAAAAAAATAAAAGAAAGTTATAAAACAGAAAAAATTGGTACCTATGATGTATTTTTTTCAAACGATAGACAGGAGAAAGGTTTTGTCAATAAAAGTATTGATTTCCCCGGTATTTATTTCATTGGTAATGACAACTATTTTGAAAGAGATGATGTTTATGGACCAGATGGTAAGGACTATCCTGACAGTGCTGAAAGGTTCTCCTTTTTTTCAAAAAGTGTTCTTGAAGTTATGAAAAAATTTAAGATAAATGTTCATATTTTTCACTGTCACGACTGGCATACTGCACTTATTCCATTATATTTAAAACTATATTATAAAGATATCTTCCCCATTGCAAAAACACTTTTTACAATACATAATTTAGGTTATCAAGGGGTTTTTCCTGTTGATAAATTTCACATTTTGGGGTTGCCATGGGAATATTTCAATATGGATGAATTAGAATTTTATGGAAATGTCAATTTTATGAAAAGTGGGATAATACATTCAGAAAAAATAAATACAGTAAGTCCAAAATATGCAAAAGAAATACTCACACCGGAATTTGGTTATAACTTGGATGGATTGCTTAGAAAATATCAAAACAAACTTACAGGAATACTTAATGGTATTGACTATCAAATATGGAATCCTGCAATTGATGGAAATATCTATAAAAAATATAGAGGTTATAAAAATAAATTAGAAAATAAGTTAGCCCTACAGAAAAGATTAAAAATTCAGCAAGGAAAAGAAATACCTGTTTTTGGAATGATTTCACGGCTTGTAGAACAGAAAGGAATTGACCAATTATTAGAAATAATGGAAAGTATCCTTTCTTTACCATTAGAAATTGTTATTTTAGGAGACGGAGAACAAAAATATAAAGAAGCATTATCTAAATGGCAGCAAGATTTCCCTAAAAAACTATCTATTACATTTGCATTTGATGATAAACTTGCACATCAAATATATGCAGGGAGCGATTTTTTCCTTATGCCTTCTAAATTTGAACCATGTGGATTAGGGCAGATGATAAGTTTCAAATATGGAACAGTTCCAATAGTTAGAAAAGTCGGAGGACTTGCTGATACTGTTAGTAATTATAATTTTGAAACAGAAGAAGGAACTGGTTTTACTTTTGAGGGTGGGGCAAAAGAATTCTTTTTATGCATAGAAAATGCTTTGAAAGTTTTTGCAGATAAAAATAAAATGGAACGACTTGTAAATAAAATTATGAAACTCAATTTTTCATGGAAAACATCAATAGAAAAATATTTGAAAATTTATGAGGAATTGATGGAACAATGATATATCTTTCAATCCTCTGGCATATGCATCAACCAAGTTATGTATTCAATGGAGAAATAAACACTATTATACCTGTTTTTCGCACATTATTTAATTATTATCCTATGGCAGTTCTTACAGAAAAATATCCAGATATAAAAATTAATTTTAATTTTACACCTGTGTTACTTGACCAAATTCAGGGTATAACTTCTGCAAAATATTATGACAATTTTCTTTCTATCCTTGTAGATGATACAAATGATGAAGAAAAAATTTTAACTTTTGCTTCTGAGATACCTGGAAGAATTCTTGAAAAACAATATACGCTTAAAATCCTATTAGATAAAGTTAAAACAAACACTTTTTCTGTTCAGGATATTTCTGATATAAAAGTTCATCTTCATTTAGCATGTTTTCATCCATTTATTATTGATGAAGAACTTAAACAACTGGTTAAAAAAAGTAGATATTTTGATAAAAAAGAAAAGGAATTATTATACAACAAGGAAAAAAATATATTGAAAGAAACAATTAACAAATATAAAAATCTTATGAAAACAGGACAGTGTGAAATAATAACCAGTCCTATGACACATCCAATAATGCCTTTACTTTATAATACCAATATAGCAAAACAAACAAAAACATCATTACCAATTCCTGAAAATCTTTTTTCATATCCAGAGGATGCTGAAGAACAATTAATTAGAGGAATAAATATATTTAAAACAACTTTTGAAAAATGCCCTGATGGTATATGGCCACCAGAAGGAAGTTTAAGCAATGAAATTTTGGATTTATTTGCAAAACACAATATAAAATGGACAGCAACAGACCAGCAGTTATTATCAGAAACACTTTCAAGACCTCTTTTTCAAAAAGAACATTATAATATTTGGGATTTTAGAGAAAAAATTTTCATTTTTTTCAGAGACCATCATCTTTCTGATATGATAGGTTTTAGTTATCAACATATGGAAGAAAAAGAAGCAGCAGTTAATTTCATTGAACATATTCATAAATCGTCAGATAAAACAAAAAATCAATTAATTACAATTATACTTGATGGTGAAAATCCATGGGACTATTACCCTTCTTTCGGTTTTTACTTTCTTCCTGCTTTATACACAATGTTAAGTGAGTCATCTGATATAAAAACTATTACATTTTCTGAAGCACTAAAACTTGATATAAAGCATGAGAAATTAGAAAGAATAGTGCCTGGTAGTTGGATGGGAGTAAATTTTGACAACTGGATAGGCAAACAACCAGCAAATACTGCATGGAAAATATTACAACAAGTTAGAAAACTTTCAGAAGAAAAAATTAATTCCTTAGATGATACAAAAAAAGAAAAATTGAAAGAATATATTATGCTTGCAGAAAGTAGTGATTGGTTCTGGTGGTATAGTATACCAGCAGATAAAAAAATTAAAAGGAAATTTGATGCATATTTTAGAAATAATATAAGAAAAATTTATGAAATTCTTGATGTAAAGGCACCTGAATTTTTGAATTTTCCTGTTGAGAACTATGATATTGAAGAATTTTTTCCATATATTAAACCATCTATTGATGGTAAAATAACTCACTTTTATGAATGGTATAATGCTGTGGAAATTGATGCTGCTGATTTATGGACAACATTTAAGCCAGTTGAAATTCCAATAAAAAAAATATTTTATGGTTATGATGATGAAAATGTGTATATAAGAATAGACACTCTTGAAAAACAAAACATTGAAATTGAAATTACTTTTCATAATTCAGTAAAACAAAAATTCTATATAAAAAATGACCTATCCAGTTCTTTACCAATATCATTTGTCTATGGCGATATAATAGAAATAAAAATACCTAAAAAAGAGATATTACTTGAAGGAGAAAAGACAATATTTTTTAATATTTCTATAAGAGACAGAGAAGGACATGAAATTGTTTTGCCTACTGGCGATTATTTTAAAATAACTTTTTTATCCGAGGAGGAGAATTGGATAATATAGAAAAAAATCAACCGCCTAACAGAATATCTCTTTTTGGGCCCTTGGACCTTTATTTATTTAACGAAGGAAATCATTTTGAAATATATAAAAAATTAGGTGCACATAAAAGGGTAGTAAATGGAATAGAGGGCTATAACTTTGCTGTTTGGGCTCCAAATGCTGTAAAAGTAAATGTAAAAGGCAATTTCAATAATTGGGATGGAAGTAAACATCAAATGGTTGAGTTAGGTAATTCAGGTATATGGGAAATATTTATTCCAGAAGTAAAAGAGTGCTACCCATACAAATTTGAGATTCATACCAAAAATAATAATGTTCTTCTTAAATCAGACCCATATGGGTCTTTTTTTGAACTTCGTCCAGCCAATGCATCTCTTACATATAAATCACATTATAAATTTGAAAATTCTAAAATCCAACCTACCAATATATATAAACAACCAATGGCTATATATGAAATGCATCTTGGTTCATGGAAAAGAAGAAAAGATGGATTTTTTTTAAACTATCGTGAAATTGCAGAAGCCCTTGTTCCTTACCTGAAAGAAACGGGATTTAATTGGGTTGAATTCATGCCTATCAGTGAACATCCATTAGATTCTTCCTGGGGTTATCAAACAACAGGATTTTTTGCTCCTACAAGTAGATATGGAACACCTGATGATTTGTGTTTTCTTATAGACCAACTGCATAAAAATAATATTGGTATTATTCTTGACTGGACACCTGCTCACTTCCCAAAAGACGATTTTGGTTTATACCTTTTTGATGGAACACATTTGTATGAACACTACTTTCCTCAGAAAAGAGACCATCCTGATTGGAAAACAGCGATATTTAATTATGGAAGATATGAAGTAAGTAATTTTCTTATAAATAGTGCTTTAAACTGGATTGAAAATTATAAAATAGACGGACTTAGAATTGATGCAGTTGCATCAATGCTTTACCTTGACTATTCAAGGAAAAATGGGGAGTGGATTCCAAATAAATATGGTGGGAAAGAGAACTTAGAAGCAATTGATTTTTTAAAAAAACTAAATAGTACTATTTATCAAAAACACCCAAATACTTTTACAATAGCAGAAGAATCAACTGCCTGGCCAATGGTAAGTCGTCCTGTCCATATGGGTGGATTGGGATTTGGTTTTAAGTGGAATATGGGATGGATGCATGATATTCTCTACTATTTCTCTCTTGACCCAATATATCGTAAATACCATCATAACTGTTTAACATTTGGACTTTTATATGCCTTTTCAGAAAATTTTGTTTTACCAATTTCTCATGATGAAGTTGTTTATGGAAAAAAATCACTTCTCTCAAAAATGCCAGGAGACACATGGCAAAAATTTGCTAATTTAAGAACACTTTTAACATATATGTACTGCCACCCAGGTAAAAAACTTCTTTTTATGGGAAGTGAATTCGGACAATTATCAGAATGGAACTATAATGGAGAACTTGAATGGTGGTTACTTGAAAAAGAAGAACACAGAAGCATAAAAAAATTTGTATCAGACCTCAATACTTTATATAAAAATGAAAAAGCACTTTTTGAAATTGATTTTGAAAATAATGGATTTGAATGGATTGATTTCTCCGATTATGAAAAGAGTATCATATCATTTATTCGTAAAGGTGAAAAAGAAAATAATTTTATAATTACTGTTTTCAATTTTACACCTGTTCCCCGATATAATTACAGAATAGGAGTCCCTTTAAAAATTCATTATAAAGAGGTATTTAATAGCGATTCAAAATTTTATGGAGGAAGCAATACAGGGAACTTTGGTATGGTAGAAAGTGAAAATATACCATATCATAACAGACCTTTTTCTGTAAATCTCACAATACCCCCACTATCAGGTATCATTTTGAAACCACATATTGACAGTTTTTAAAAATATGATAAATTATAAATAAGATTGGAAAAGAAAAAAGGGGGAAAAATGAAGAAAATAATTATCTGTGTTTTTCTGGTTAGTTCTTTAACTTTGTTTGGAGAAGTAAAAACAGAGGTCTCTACATCAGGACCTTCTGTTTCTGAAGTTCTACAATACCAGGGACCTAAAGCAAGAATTTCAGTTGGAAAATTTGAAGTAAAGGCAGCAAAAGGTGCATGGGAAATTGGAGATGGACTTAAAGAGATGCTGGTTGACGCTTTATTTAAAACAGGAAGATTTATTGTGTTAGAATCATCTGAAAATATTGATACATTAAAAGAAGAATTTGAATTAGGAGAAAGTGGATGGAGTAATAAAGCACCAGAAAAAGGAACTTTTGAAACAGCAGATATAATTTTAACTGGTGCCATAACTGCTTTTGAACCTGATTATAAAGGGAAAGGTGGAGGCGGAGTGGTTGTACCTTTACCGTTTGCTGTTGGAGGTGGATTAAAAATTAGCAAACAAGAATCATATATTGCTTCTAATTTACGACTTGTTGATGTTAGAACCAGAAGAATTATAAAAACAGCAAAAGTAGAAGGATTTGCATCAAAAAGTGATATAGGCGTTTTAGGAGGTGGTTTAATTGGTTCTGTTGCTCTTGGTGCTGGCTTTCAAAAATATAAAAATACTCCAATGGAACAAGCAGTTATGATTATGTTAGAAAATGCTGTTAATGAGATCATTAAAAGTGTCCCGGAAGATTATTACAGATATGATGAAAAAGGAAATGCTATTACTGCAAATCAACAAACAGCAACTGCAAGTCAACAAACAACAGAAGAAACAAAAATAAAAATTGTTGGGGGTGGAGATATATTTAAGGCAGGTGAAGCTATTATTTTAAATGAGGACTTTAATAAATATGAAATAGGAGATATCCCAACTGATTTTCAATATGAAAAGGCAGAAGTAGAAATTGCAGAAATGAATGAGAAAAAATGGATGAGGTTTCTAAAACAGGGAAATATAAAAAAAGACATAAAAGTAGAAGGAGATTATTCTTATGAGATTTCTTTTCTCACAACATTTAATTGTTCAACTGATATTGTCTTACCGGATGGCAAATCAATCCATCTAACTAATGGGAAAATTCTATATTCTGAAAATGAGTTATCTCCTATAAGTATTAATAAAGTCAATAAAATTCAATTATCAAAAAAAGAGGGTATAACAAGAATATTTGTAAATGATAAAAGGGTATATAAAGCACCTGAAAAACTGGATACATTATCAAATGGTATTGTTATTAAATGTGATAATGTTTCTCCTGATGACGGTAAAGAATTCCTTTTCACAGACCTTAAAATTGCAACTTATAAATGATAATAGGGATTGATTGTGGAAATTCTTATATAAAAATTGGTTTATTTAAAGAAAAAATAATAAAACAGGTAGTTAAATTTCCTGTTGAAGATATAAATAAATTTAGAATTCCTTACCATTGGAAAAAACTAAATATTGAAGTTATTGCATTAGCAAGTGTCTCACCTATCAATTCTGATAAAATAAAAACTACCTTCTCTTCCTTTTTCAATAAAAAAGTAATTACAATAACTTCTCAACAATGTAATATCCCCCTTAATATAAAAGACAAAAAAAAAGTCGGGGTTGATAGAGTCCTAAATTGTAAAGGTGCCTCTGTTCTTTATGGAAACCCATCAATAGTTATAGACATAGGCACTGCTATTACAATTGATTTTGTTAATAGAAATGGTGTTTTTGAAGGAGGAATAATTTTCCCTGGTCCATTTTTATTACTCAATTCACTCAATAAAACATCTTTGATAAAATCACCAAATTTTTTAAAAAAGAACATTTTAATTGGGAAAAATACTGATGAATGTATAACATCTGGTTTAAATAATGGAATAGTTGGTTGTATAGAAAATATAGTGGGAAAAATAAAAAACATACATAAAAATTCAAATGTGATTTTAACTGGTGGCTGGTGTGATTATTTTGCTAAAAAAATTAAAATTAAAAAGGTTGTTAAAAAAAATTTAACATTAGAAGGAATAAACATTGTAATTAGAGAAAGATGGTTGAAGAAATAATTGCCGGTGAAAAAGTTTATTTTTATGATGAGGTAAGTTCAACAATGGATGTAGCAAAAAAACTCCTTAAAGAAGGTGAAAAAGGAATTGTTGTTGCAAAAAAACAAACGAAAGGAAGGGGAAGATATGGGAAATACTGGCTTTCTGATGAAGGAGGACTTTATTTCAGTATGATAATTGAAAAAAGCGTTATATCTGATTTTTTGTCAGAAATTATTTCAATATCTCTTGTTGAAACAATGCAAAAATTTGGAATAATTTGTAAAATAAAGTTCCCAAATGATATAATATATAAAGGGAAAAAAATATCTGGAATTTTAATAGAGAGAAGCGATGATAATTACATTGTTGGGATAGGAGTAAACATAAATAATAAGATAAGTGAGTTTGGTATTTCAATGAAAGAAATATTAAAAAAAGAAATAAATATAAATGAGTTTCTTGAAAAATTTTTAACTATTTATAAAACAAACGAAATAAAATTTTGCGAAAATAAGGAGAATTGTCTTAAAGAATGGAGTGAATTTTTATTAAAATGAGCCAACCAGATATATTTCAAAATTTAATTTTTATTTTCATATTGGTCTGTTTATCTGCTTTTTTTTCTGCTTCAGAAGCCGCTTTTATATCTCTCAATAAATATCATATTCAGAAATTTTCAGATATTAACAAAGAAAAAGCATCTCCAATAGAATTCTGGATAAAATACCCGGAAAAAATTTTAATTACAATTCTTGTTGGAAACAATATTGTAAATATACTTGTTTCTATAATTGCTGCTATTACTTCTGAAAAATTATTTCATAGAACAAGTATTGCTTTAATTACAGGTATTATGATTTTTATTATTCTTGTGTTTGGTGAAATTATTCCAAAATCCATTGGTAAAAGGCATTGTGAAAAATTTGTTAGAATTTCTTTTTACCCAATTAAATTTCTTTCTATATTACTTAATCCTGTTATAAAATTTCTTATATTTGTTGCAAATTTTTTTGTTTTACCTTTTGGACAGAGAATAAATACAATAATGCCTGTTATAACAAAAGAAGATGTTAAAGCAATGATTGAAGCAGGAGAAGAAGAAGGTGTTATTGAAGAAGAAGAAAAAGAAATGATTCATAGTATATTTGAAATTGGTGATAAAATGGTTAAAGAAATTATGATACCGAGGGTAAAAATTGTTGGAGTAGAAGAAAATACTAAAATTACAGATGTAATAAAAGTTATAGAAAAAGAAGGATATTCACGGATTCCTGTTTATAAAAATAATATAGATAAAATTGTGGGAATTGTAATAATAAAAGATATTGTTGCACAATTAAATAAAGAAGGTTCAACTGAACTAATGGCAAAAGATATAATGAGAGATGTTTTTTTTGTTCCTAAAACAAAAAGGGTTTTAGAACTTTTAAGAGATTTACAAAAT
The nucleotide sequence above comes from bacterium. Encoded proteins:
- a CDS encoding CsgG/HfaB family protein, which gives rise to MKKIIICVFLVSSLTLFGEVKTEVSTSGPSVSEVLQYQGPKARISVGKFEVKAAKGAWEIGDGLKEMLVDALFKTGRFIVLESSENIDTLKEEFELGESGWSNKAPEKGTFETADIILTGAITAFEPDYKGKGGGGVVVPLPFAVGGGLKISKQESYIASNLRLVDVRTRRIIKTAKVEGFASKSDIGVLGGGLIGSVALGAGFQKYKNTPMEQAVMIMLENAVNEIIKSVPEDYYRYDEKGNAITANQQTATASQQTTEETKIKIVGGGDIFKAGEAIILNEDFNKYEIGDIPTDFQYEKAEVEIAEMNEKKWMRFLKQGNIKKDIKVEGDYSYEISFLTTFNCSTDIVLPDGKSIHLTNGKILYSENELSPISINKVNKIQLSKKEGITRIFVNDKRVYKAPEKLDTLSNGIVIKCDNVSPDDGKEFLFTDLKIATYK
- a CDS encoding type III pantothenate kinase, translating into MIIGIDCGNSYIKIGLFKEKIIKQVVKFPVEDINKFRIPYHWKKLNIEVIALASVSPINSDKIKTTFSSFFNKKVITITSQQCNIPLNIKDKKKVGVDRVLNCKGASVLYGNPSIVIDIGTAITIDFVNRNGVFEGGIIFPGPFLLLNSLNKTSLIKSPNFLKKNILIGKNTDECITSGLNNGIVGCIENIVGKIKNIHKNSNVILTGGWCDYFAKKIKIKKVVKKNLTLEGINIVIRERWLKK
- a CDS encoding biotin--[acetyl-CoA-carboxylase] ligase, translated to MVEEIIAGEKVYFYDEVSSTMDVAKKLLKEGEKGIVVAKKQTKGRGRYGKYWLSDEGGLYFSMIIEKSVISDFLSEIISISLVETMQKFGIICKIKFPNDIIYKGKKISGILIERSDDNYIVGIGVNINNKISEFGISMKEILKKEININEFLEKFLTIYKTNEIKFCENKENCLKEWSEFLLK
- a CDS encoding hemolysin family protein — translated: MSQPDIFQNLIFIFILVCLSAFFSASEAAFISLNKYHIQKFSDINKEKASPIEFWIKYPEKILITILVGNNIVNILVSIIAAITSEKLFHRTSIALITGIMIFIILVFGEIIPKSIGKRHCEKFVRISFYPIKFLSILLNPVIKFLIFVANFFVLPFGQRINTIMPVITKEDVKAMIEAGEEEGVIEEEEKEMIHSIFEIGDKMVKEIMIPRVKIVGVEENTKITDVIKVIEKEGYSRIPVYKNNIDKIVGIVIIKDIVAQLNKEGSTELMAKDIMRDVFFVPKTKRVLELLRDLQNKKLQMAIVVDEYGGTSGLITMEDLVEEIVGEISDEYKKDTRPYHKLPDGSFLVQGSMEIEKFEEIFDFKKDEDSDVETIAGFILDYLGKFPKTGEKFTYNNFEFTIQESDEKNIKWIKVKKIV